agggaagtcgtgtgtgagagtagttggagtcgccgacaagtataAATTTGGAGAGGATTAgaaagcaagcaagctgctgaattagcgattaaatgtgctgcattattacgattgattggcggaaattgtagaaaaattttttgtaacaatatatactatttcatttctcacatgttaaatattaattaagcgataaatataatttatgatttatatgctttttattttataatagtgaTACTACCagatataaaatctttgaataaatgattaaataatttttttaattattaaaaattaaaaataattcaaataaataaaattctactttatacttcaaaaataaaattggaaaaaaaactgttgaaacaCTATTTTTAGGTCGATTTTTATCGagttcgtttttttaaaaaaattctcagattcaTTTCATACAATGCCATCATTTTCCTATTGCTcccttaaaattttgtttaaattacattttcttattataaaaatttgttatgctGATATTTTCAGATGTCAATTATCAATAAACcgattaataaattaacattctTATTTCATAATAGCGACGCCACttagtagaaaattaattttcgaataaatatattccctaatatttataaaattgaatattaaattaaaatcttaaaaattagtgAATgtttaagacaaataaaattccacttttcacaacaaaaataaaattaaaaaagagctactaaaatttttttttcaaaaaaatgtgcttttcgaatttaaaaaaaaatttaaatatgttttgaaattgttttttatcaAGTTTAATTTAAGATGGCATCTCTCTTCGTTCAATACAAAGTCATTTGTTCCTACTTAACACCACTTCTAgaaaagaatgggaaaaaaatcgaaatatgaaTAATAGAAAGTAAACAAGAATATCCTCAAACTATCggtgtatatttttttaactttggatTTAAGTTCTAAGACTACAGTCTTCTTTCACGAACGAATATAAGATAAAGAATAACCCGTTTATTCCTCCAAGTTCAATCCagaaggaatatttttttgaaaagagcTTACCGAAGAAGATTTATGTTGCAATTTTCTGCTgcttgaaaaaattgcattttcatcgCTGAAATAAATCTAGAGAAAAGGGATTTCACGGCGAAAACGCTAGTAAAAAACACATGAGAAAAAGATTCTCTTTCCTTTTGTATTCGTAAAAACAACAAacatttcctgatttttttcccctttaacgTAAATGTTTGTAAGTCAGTCAAAAAGTTAGTTGCAGTCCTTCGTAAACTTTTCTGAACTAAACTGAAAGTATTCTTTGATAAAACGTTGTGGCAGCACTTTTAGGTATTTATGTGACACAACAATTTTCacgtagaaattttaatttgtctaaTAATCAAGGTGATTTTACATTCGggcagttataagacggccagtaggcagcgcatgcgtagaaaggctaaaaaaatgctgtttggtCCATGGCAAGAACTTGTTCTAATGGGACAACAATATGCcgctgtattttattttattttttccccctctctgcacatgcgtttgtagaatttggcgggttGTTGTTTTTCTTGTGGGGGAGGcgtgaaaaattgattacttatcaTAGATGAATTCcgacatttttgtttctttgttctAATGCGAGGCTGtgtttttgtcttcttttttttttcattttgtttgcctctttttttcctataattttacaaatttaggtatgttgaccttttttttcctattttaccatgtttctttgagTAATATCCGTCGTTTTAATGCAAtacgaagtaaaaaagaaaaaattagggacgccaaaatggcaatttatagccaagcatggaatgcctgaatctatcttataaaATTGTGGCAAACTTAAATCAGtctctttctgcgcatgcgttgtcTTACTGACTGTCTtgtaactggccgagtgtaaacctaCCTTCAGTCTAGACCCATGCTGACGGACTCTTCAACCAGTTCTGAATTGCAGCTCGCCAGTGATGCTCAAAGTTCAGGGCATTCTATATCGCCAGGCTTCTTATTACCAGGATCTTGGAGATATTACCGATGTCTGTTAGTCAAGTAATAATacagaaaaagttattttctaaaactgtTCAAATTGACATTCGATGCCGGCGCCTggcctagggatagcgcgtcttccctgtgatctaggcgttccgggctCGAGTCCTggctcgggcatggttgttctctaccttgtgttctctctgtaaGATACGTGAATGACTCCCCCCCCCTTGTAAAACGGTGTTGTGCAAGGGAGTGTGTGTGTGCTGTCTTCTtttgaactagaagtcagacttcggccctcgggtgctcaggggtctttaccctcagaggATACTGCGCGAaattttggcttaaaatagtcacaagacaaaaaaaaaatgactttcggTCGTCCCCCTAGAATTTCCAACTTAAGTTTCTACACAGTACTGTGAAGGAAATCAAAACACGGGACTCTACAGATTTCTGACACttcaatgtttatttatatacttatgcATGTCATACCGATGTTCacaatataatttatcaattcaatcaatatcaaatttatcaattatcaatatttccttttcagttagtaatctcattacCCTGCAAGTTTAACCCATTGTcgccatttgtttaagtattcttgtcaCATTTGtttagttattacttcaccaaaaattgaatacaatcatgtaggatttgacaccgatgggattctctctggagatacctggatggtttgtcgtttctttctttcttttaacatttttttccttccctccatcttgtgctcatccaactgattagataacttagtgttataggcatcGGGGCACAGGATGGTGTTATATTATGTAGAGTACTACGAAAGATAGCGGTGTacaattaaatagtaattatccACACAATTACACTTTTAATGACAATACGATATCGTGAAATTCGACACCAATAGAATTTATGCACATAATAAGCAGAATAGgtataaaacatattaaaccgATTAAAATACCACGCCttcaatgtctttaaaaatttgatactcaAACTACTTTGTTGATACAAACCTGAAAAGCGAGCTAAGCATAAGAATCTAAATTAGAACTTAAAGCAATCCTTATTCCTGATGAATCAATTTGTCAAAAGCTATTAgcaatacataaatattaaatcttgggCTAATCTTGTTAAAGggaacacatattttttttaataatcgcaTTTAATTCTCTCCCTTGTACAATAAAAGATACAaatgtgtttgtttttttgttgttttgtaaaattatattaataagttaAGAGAAGAACATTTCCCTTgatttgttttacaaaataaattatattcatttcatatcttttacacaaattaataatttatttattgggaaAAAGTAATACAAgacttattacttttataaatttatggccctcgcgataaatcgccaaaaattgCAAATCGTCGCCAACCCTATAATGGAGTTTTGCGATTTAGTGTAATTTAAAAATCGCCATTTAAACCCAGaagacataaatatatataaattccaaaaaattttaagtggaaTATTATTCgcttatatttttatccttacaTTCCAACAGCATAATTATCTCGATCGGGGTTTTTGGTTGTAGGTCGAATTTCGTCTTTGAGATGAAAAGGTCATATATTCAAAACCAATTCCACCAAAGAATCGTCGTGCTTGGTAATCTTGTGTACTTTTCATGATGAGCATCCAAGTATTGTATTTGTACAGAAATTTAGAGAGGCGAGAGAGTTTTCTCATCATTGTCCTCAGTAGgtaacaatgatttaaaatacgATGTATGTCctaatgcaatttcaaaattctggagACTGCCTAATTAACTAAACTAaccttaaaatgtatttaatattatttatataaattcttgctATAACACAGAGAAAAATCATCTGTTAggcatttaaatacaaataaaacttcGTATTTGGTCTCAATaatggaaagaatattttattaacaatagcTAGTACATATTAAAATGTGACtgcgttttctttttcttttaatttaagtgaatttatatgaaaaaacagcataaaaataatgGATTCCAATTTAAAGTGGAAAGATGCGATCCCACTTAATGCCTGGGCGTCTGTTTTTAGCAGTTAGGTCCTTTACAAGTCGGCAATCATCCAAGACAAGGAATGTATAACGCTCAATGCAGAATAAAGGTGATGATTCAGTGATTATTATCCACAGCCGAGTGTTCTCATCCCAATAAACAGGAGGAGAAACTTTGTAGAATCGTGTGTCATCATTAATATTCTCGTAAACAATGATTTTGTCATCTACAGTGACTGCTTtgggataaaaatatgaaaaaggtaGATCTGGAAGACACATCCAAGTATTCTGTAATGGATCATACACTTCTACGGTTTTTAGGTAATGTCCATCTTTTTCTCCAGCTATTAAGAATACCTGTTCATGAAAGACCACGGTAGAAAATTCTTGACGGCATATATTAGGTGGAGGGAACAAATTCCACTCATTTCTCTCAGGATCATACACTTGACACATCAAAATGGGTGTAGGTTCGAACTCACCCATTCCCACAATATAAATCTTGCCTTTTAACGGAACTGCTCCATATATAACAACGCGGTGAGGCATCGTTATGAGTCTCCATCGATTTTCCACAAAatcatatctaaaaataaatttagtccAGCCATCACCAGATTTTGTGCCTCCAACAGAAAATAAATGCTCTCCTAAAGTAATTATATAGCTATCATGACGCGATCCACGTGAAATGCTTACTGGCAGCCATGCCTCCTCTGCAATGTcaaaaagaagatttattttagtCCATTCATTGAACATGTAGATGAACTGTCCAATTTGAACAATAGTATcgataaaaaaatctgtttcgcCAATTTGTCGTCCAAAATCTAGCTCATTATCGTATGTTAGAAATAATTCACTGCCGCATTTTGTAGATGTTAACGTGTGTCTGGCTATAATATACAGACGTTTCGGCATGCGAGGAGCATATGAATTTGGCGAGTTCTGACAGCTTATTGGTTCAGATCTTGCATGTTCTGATAATAACTTACAACTCGATAGATAGTAATTGAATTGTTTACTCAACATTAAATCAAAGCAATGCGGATTGTTAGTAACTATAGCATGAGAAAGAATTTCAGCTGCCAATCCTTCGTCTACTTCTTCTTCCAATTTAAGGCATGATAAAAGTGCAGGTACATGAGGCAATCTTGAGAAACTGTTTGCTTCAATCCATGAAACAATAACTTTCCAGACAGATTTTTCAGAAATAGCATTCAAGTTGTTgctttttagcaattttttcagAATCTCAAAAGGAAGTGCTTCAAATCCACCATCTTCTGCTTTCAAAATATCTTCGAAGTGAACAAGGGCATACCTGTAGAAGTCCCCTGAAATACCCAATCTATCGTTATACCAAGCGATGGAAAGCGAGGACAAACAGTTCTTACTTGTCATGTTTTGAATGGCAAATGACTGACAATTTTTCAACAAGTCATCCAGTAGTAGATAATCGGAAGCAATCATCAAATCCCAGACATTCTTTTCATCCAAAGTTATGGCACTTGTGTATATATACAGCAGAATAGATTCGAGAGTTCTGCTGTCTATATTTGGTATGCTTATCGTTTCCTGGTTTAAGTTAAAGCTAAATAAAGCACGGAAAAATCCACTGCGAAGAGATAAAATTACCCTGTGTATTTTAAAAGTTGCACCGTCAAATGTTTGCAAGGTTCCATCGGCAAACTGTTGCTGGCCTTCCCAAATGccactattaaaaatatcttcaaatgacTTAGcggataaattcatttttatgacatGTGCTGCCgatgaaaaaaacaaagaaaagagaaaatcttatttaacaaatgctaatgttaaaattgtttccaTTATGAAGAAAACAGAACGTTTCAACAATCGtcgcaacaaataaaaatgatattgtgATAGCTCTAAAGACAGAATATCTTCAACCAGTTGCTTGGAATTGCATTGTTTAAAACAACACGATTCAAACGATCATTATAGTAAACTAgtgtaatgtttataattttacactgcagcaatagatggcgccacattACTCTCCCTTTACAAACTTGGAAACATTGTCAAAATACGAGGTGACAAGTTCTGTCCGGATTGTAACTCATAGAACTgagaattaatgtaaataattttagctAAAATGTATTGCCCCGAATATATAaggaatattatttacttataaaataaatttattgattcgtAGCAACTTGTAAACATAAGAGAACTAAATAAGAATTCTTATCATGAAATAGCTACTACCCCCAACTCGTGAAACGCAGCGCttttacatttaagaaatatatgacaataattatttcgaattttaaaaaaaatcaatcaatcaaaaatcataattgtcaataaaataaataaacaaaaaaagcacTTTGAATTAATTCCTGAAttcttttattagatattttccAGCACAAGATAAAAGTCTCCTTCTTGTGTACAATTGACCACCCCGCCACCAATAAACAAAGCAGTATCGACAGAATAGGATAAATACATGTAGGAAACTTAGATAATCCAAGTTACAAGACCCTTATTCTACTTCAAGAACTTTCAAAACATGATTttactgatttaatttaatttgtatgtaaATAGTTTTCAAGGACATAATTCtactttaaactaaaataataaagcatgCAATAACAAGGCGGCTTTGggaaaaatggtttaaatatctcatgtataaaaatttaaatttagaaatattttccacaaaattgtaagaaaaaagaattgatgTTTTTTTGTGGCATTATCTAAATACTATAATTCAAAGTTTTCCAATACTGTGGATCTGTGAGTCGATAAACATACCAAAAAATTTATCTCCCtgatttggataaaaatttaatttatttccaaggAATTCAGAACCTTTTTGAATCCGTTGTGTGTTTTACAGACTCGTATTCAAGCGCGTCATCTCCAATTGAATGATAAATCGCACCTACCATtcagacatttaaaaattcacttataaaattacaaaaataagtaaagtaCAATTAGTCTCTAATGATAGTAGTAAATTAATGGCTAAAAcgaactaatatatatatatatatatatatatatatatatatcagatccATCCATCCAGCTCATCAAATTCTAAATATCAAAATGTGTTCATTCCTAAGAATTTTCATGTGACATCTCAAGCTTCTAATAAACCTACACCTACCACCAACTCTGACACAGAATCTCAACACATGTTGAACCGACTTCtacttatgaaattaaaaattgaatgtaagTGGAATTCTGAAATTCCGCTGAAGGCATTCCTGTTGCCAACAACCTAAATGGAGAAATTCCTGCTGTTGATGTCCCAACCAGACGTTatccaaaacaaaaaagaaagaagccAAATAGACgggattttaaataatctttcaatttttaatactgactttaatttcttataaacgGAAGGTGGTATTGTAATAtctattatgtaataataatttaacaataatggtTTTAACGTATTAAGAAAAAGATAGGACAATTCAACATAgaataactattaatttaatttaaatacaatgtttTAGTCAATATTATGCTTTACGAACAACGTCTTTATTCCTAACTTTTCTTTGTGAGTATTTTCTCAGTATGAATTTGGCagctttgaaatatattgaaaatagtcactttctaataatattaattgtatctggaaatttatattttagaaaggtTAGTGATATCTAACATaaagaagaatcttttttttaaacagcgAGTAAGATAAAACTTACTGATTTCTTAAATGTAGACAATTGTGAATTTGTAATAGCCTATAATCCATTGTATTTCAGACAGAAgaaagatgaagaaaatattcCGATTCATCGATACACTCATTTAAATAgtcctaaatttaatatatttaaaaatcttttagctcaaaaatataacataaatttagaagtaatttttctctgaatttattgcaattatttataagcaaatgGTGGCGCAGGTATATCTatacagtattattttaaatctctattattttaaatgtaaggatcattcttctaaaaaattctgaaaaaagtttcaaagaaaa
The window above is part of the Argiope bruennichi chromosome 7, qqArgBrue1.1, whole genome shotgun sequence genome. Proteins encoded here:
- the LOC129975463 gene encoding kelch-like protein 3, with protein sequence MNLSAKSFEDIFNSGIWEGQQQFADGTLQTFDGATFKIHRVILSLRSGFFRALFSFNLNQETISIPNIDSRTLESILLYIYTSAITLDEKNVWDLMIASDYLLLDDLLKNCQSFAIQNMTSKNCLSSLSIAWYNDRLGISGDFYRYALVHFEDILKAEDGGFEALPFEILKKLLKSNNLNAISEKSVWKVIVSWIEANSFSRLPHVPALLSCLKLEEEVDEGLAAEILSHAIVTNNPHCFDLMLSKQFNYYLSSCKLLSEHARSEPISCQNSPNSYAPRMPKRLYIIARHTLTSTKCGSELFLTYDNELDFGRQIGETDFFIDTIVQIGQFIYMFNEWTKINLLFDIAEEAWLPVSISRGSRHDSYIITLGEHLFSVGGTKSGDGWTKFIFRYDFVENRWRLITMPHRVVIYGAVPLKGKIYIVGMGEFEPTPILMCQVYDPERNEWNLFPPPNICRQEFSTVVFHEQVFLIAGEKDGHYLKTVEVYDPLQNTWMCLPDLPFSYFYPKAVTVDDKIIVYENINDDTRFYKVSPPVYWDENTRLWIIITESSPLFCIERYTFLVLDDCRLVKDLTAKNRRPGIKWDRIFPL